The following coding sequences are from one Leptospira mayottensis 200901116 window:
- a CDS encoding fatty acid desaturase, with product MNSQWKTRNKPYEVFSEKEKTRKIIQWIRFWDDRIRSRFPYLSKYQDQIGLSIAIGSASGMIFFAVLYITNLIPFWLCIVFNAILASFLHEIEHDLIHNLYYKGRVKVQNFMFWVVWLFRANTVNPWFRREIHLLHHKLSGNKEDVEERMIGNGVPFGLKRVLIMIDGNLALILHGRKVAKDAYLQLRKIKVPRTIRPYREIFFLLWYSFLSVNAFHILNILFGNPILEPSFLETNRSILNSVAVVYLIPNWIRQTSIQVVSSNMHYYGNIPNVYHQTQVLNSWLVFPFHLFCFNFGATHGIHHFVVNQPFYLRQWVAFYVLSAMKRYGIRFNDFQSMREANSERLSEKSSRIDFSKMTNFPVSNSK from the coding sequence ATGAATTCGCAATGGAAAACTCGTAACAAACCCTACGAGGTTTTTTCGGAAAAGGAAAAAACTAGAAAGATCATTCAGTGGATTCGATTTTGGGACGATCGAATTCGGAGTCGATTTCCATATTTATCAAAATATCAAGATCAAATCGGCTTAAGTATCGCGATCGGTTCTGCATCCGGTATGATCTTTTTCGCTGTACTATATATAACGAATCTAATTCCCTTTTGGCTTTGTATTGTTTTTAACGCGATCCTTGCATCCTTTTTGCACGAGATAGAACACGATCTCATCCATAACCTTTACTACAAGGGAAGAGTAAAAGTTCAAAATTTTATGTTCTGGGTGGTTTGGCTTTTTAGGGCCAACACGGTTAATCCTTGGTTTCGGAGAGAAATCCATCTTCTACATCATAAGCTGTCCGGAAACAAAGAGGACGTGGAAGAAAGAATGATTGGGAATGGAGTGCCTTTCGGTTTAAAAAGAGTTTTAATCATGATCGACGGAAACTTAGCATTGATTTTACACGGAAGAAAAGTCGCGAAAGACGCGTATCTCCAACTTAGAAAAATCAAGGTTCCGAGAACCATAAGACCGTATCGGGAAATTTTCTTTCTGCTCTGGTATTCCTTTCTATCCGTAAATGCATTCCATATTTTGAATATATTATTCGGAAATCCGATTTTGGAGCCTTCGTTTTTGGAAACGAACCGATCGATTTTGAACTCTGTTGCTGTCGTTTATTTGATCCCGAATTGGATTCGCCAAACTTCGATCCAAGTCGTTTCTTCAAATATGCACTACTATGGAAACATTCCGAACGTTTATCACCAAACCCAAGTTTTAAATTCTTGGCTGGTTTTTCCGTTCCATCTTTTTTGCTTCAATTTCGGAGCGACTCATGGAATCCATCACTTCGTTGTAAATCAACCGTTTTATCTTAGACAATGGGTCGCGTTTTACGTCCTTTCTGCGATGAAACGTTATGGAATTCGGTTCAACGATTTTCAAAGTATGCGGGAAGCAAATTCCGAGCGTCTTTCGGAAAAAAGTAGTAGGATCGATTTTTCCAAAATGACAAACTTTCCGGTTTCCAATTCAAAATAA
- a CDS encoding B12-binding domain-containing radical SAM protein: MRLLLIQPPVQDFYDTDIRLQPIGLCYLKGAIQKFLPNIEVIIRDFHRGMGDKLAGRRTVPIPSELKYLKEYYSVPDKSPFSTFFEYFHFGAPYEDIANEVKFLAPDLVGISSLFSPYYREALKTAETVKKVLDVPVLMGGSHVSACPELMLSNPNVDFIIRGEGEKPICDFLREFQTYKRYAIVDSLGWKENGSLRLNPIGDNFPIQELPSPDVSSLSKEHYLFEGKPIRFVITSRSCPHRCSFCSVHTTFGTKYRRNTVENVLNEIKESYELGYRVFDFEDDNLTFFRPEMKKLCEELIRAFPKKDIRLVAMNGISYISLDSELLRLMKDAGFTNLNLALVSSDKLVRETTKRPHTIEKYLQIVWESFELGFQITSYQILGLPMETLESMIQTLRFNAAQPVLMGASLFYLTPNSPIASDFPERSESDVFLSRLTSMAILSEHFEREDIYSLFIVTRILNFLKSVSVPKGNTVSINEALKILEKYEIRSMIGVRLFEKLINEKKLYASTSKGWILLEKFRYEVFEEVFSGLDGICTLSGGKIDLQDLNRFLPLYNTNSEPSSY, translated from the coding sequence ATGCGGCTTTTGCTTATTCAACCGCCAGTGCAAGATTTTTACGATACCGATATCCGATTGCAACCGATCGGACTATGTTATCTCAAAGGAGCTATACAAAAATTTTTACCAAACATAGAAGTCATTATCCGCGATTTTCATAGAGGCATGGGAGACAAACTTGCGGGAAGAAGAACGGTTCCGATTCCGAGCGAACTCAAATACTTAAAGGAATATTATTCAGTTCCGGATAAAAGTCCATTCTCCACGTTTTTTGAATACTTTCATTTCGGAGCGCCTTACGAAGATATAGCAAACGAAGTAAAATTTCTGGCGCCCGATCTTGTGGGTATTTCCTCTTTGTTTTCTCCTTATTACAGAGAGGCTTTAAAGACGGCGGAAACAGTGAAGAAAGTATTAGACGTTCCCGTTTTAATGGGGGGCTCTCATGTATCCGCTTGTCCGGAACTAATGCTTTCAAATCCGAACGTGGATTTTATCATTCGAGGAGAAGGTGAGAAACCGATCTGTGATTTTTTGAGGGAATTTCAAACGTATAAACGTTATGCGATCGTTGATTCTCTCGGATGGAAAGAAAATGGAAGTCTTCGTTTAAATCCGATCGGGGATAATTTTCCGATTCAAGAGCTTCCATCTCCTGACGTATCTTCCTTATCGAAGGAACATTATCTTTTCGAAGGAAAGCCGATACGTTTTGTTATCACTTCTAGAAGTTGTCCGCATCGTTGCAGTTTTTGTTCGGTTCACACTACCTTTGGAACCAAGTATAGAAGAAATACGGTTGAGAATGTGTTAAACGAAATCAAAGAATCTTATGAACTTGGTTACCGGGTATTCGATTTTGAAGACGACAATTTGACTTTCTTCCGCCCCGAAATGAAAAAGCTCTGTGAAGAATTGATTCGAGCCTTTCCTAAAAAAGACATTCGGCTCGTCGCAATGAACGGAATCTCTTATATCAGTTTGGATAGTGAGCTTCTTCGTTTGATGAAGGATGCGGGATTTACGAATCTGAACCTCGCCTTGGTCAGTTCTGATAAACTCGTTAGAGAGACTACGAAAAGACCGCATACGATCGAAAAGTATCTTCAAATCGTTTGGGAAAGTTTCGAACTTGGATTTCAAATTACTTCGTATCAAATCCTTGGACTTCCGATGGAAACTTTGGAATCTATGATTCAAACGCTTCGGTTTAACGCGGCCCAGCCCGTTTTGATGGGCGCTTCGCTTTTTTATCTTACTCCGAATTCTCCGATTGCTTCAGATTTTCCGGAAAGAAGCGAATCCGACGTTTTTCTTTCCAGATTAACTTCGATGGCGATCCTTTCCGAACATTTTGAAAGAGAGGATATTTATTCCCTTTTTATTGTTACCCGCATTCTGAATTTTCTGAAAAGCGTTTCTGTTCCCAAAGGAAATACTGTTTCCATAAATGAGGCTTTAAAAATATTAGAAAAATATGAAATAAGATCCATGATCGGAGTGAGACTTTTCGAAAAGTTGATCAACGAGAAAAAATTATATGCTTCTACAAGCAAAGGTTGGATACTTTTGGAAAAATTCCGTTATGAGGTTTTTGAAGAAGTTTTTTCCGGCTTGGACGGGATTTGTACCCTTTCCGGCGGAAAAATCGATCTGCAAGATTTAAATCGATTTTTGCCTTTATATAATACGAATTCCGAGCCGAGTTCGTATTAA
- the rsgA gene encoding ribosome small subunit-dependent GTPase A, translating to MSQLNPILTSYGWEPETFLTESIENLKPGRVISVYGEHSKILTEFGERKGIPSGTLMSSGEFIVTGDWVLVREIDGEDLCIVEKILPRKTFLRRKNPGKRKSFQAIASNIDLLLVIMGLDSDYSPRRIERYLFLAKISGVTTAIILNKKDLCEHSEQRFSEIKTIAGEIPVEMISALNPTYAPKILRLIKPGNTIAFLGSSGAGKSTIINSLLGVYAQKTNEVKSSDGTGKHTTTHRELFLLPSGGILMDNPGIREVGLFSESGEEDLEEIFPEIATAAQECRFKDCSHNGEPDCGVAAALKVGKIDEARYSSYLKLTKELQAHKVSIDSEEARKKKQKDKQLSKALRKRLKDKGKI from the coding sequence ATGTCACAATTAAATCCAATTCTCACTTCTTATGGATGGGAACCTGAAACGTTTCTTACGGAATCCATCGAAAATTTAAAGCCTGGAAGGGTCATATCCGTCTATGGAGAACATTCAAAAATTCTAACGGAATTCGGAGAACGAAAAGGAATTCCCTCCGGAACTTTGATGTCTTCGGGAGAATTTATCGTGACAGGGGATTGGGTTCTCGTTCGAGAAATCGACGGAGAAGATCTTTGTATCGTGGAGAAAATCCTTCCTCGAAAAACGTTTTTAAGAAGAAAAAATCCCGGAAAACGGAAAAGTTTCCAGGCGATCGCTTCGAACATCGACCTCTTACTCGTGATCATGGGTTTGGACAGCGACTATAGCCCGAGAAGGATAGAACGTTATTTATTCTTGGCCAAGATCAGCGGCGTGACGACGGCGATCATATTGAATAAAAAAGATCTTTGCGAACACTCCGAACAAAGATTTTCAGAAATCAAAACGATCGCCGGAGAAATTCCGGTCGAAATGATTTCCGCTTTGAACCCAACGTATGCCCCGAAAATTCTCCGCCTTATAAAACCCGGAAATACGATCGCATTTCTGGGATCCTCGGGTGCAGGCAAGTCCACGATCATCAATTCGCTATTAGGTGTTTACGCTCAGAAGACGAACGAAGTCAAATCCTCGGACGGAACCGGAAAACATACCACAACTCACAGAGAACTATTTCTTTTACCTTCAGGTGGAATTCTCATGGATAATCCTGGAATTAGGGAGGTCGGTCTTTTTTCCGAAAGCGGCGAAGAAGATCTGGAAGAAATCTTTCCTGAAATTGCAACCGCCGCACAAGAATGCCGCTTTAAAGACTGTTCGCATAACGGAGAACCAGATTGTGGAGTCGCGGCCGCGTTGAAAGTCGGTAAAATCGACGAAGCGCGATACTCTTCTTACCTAAAACTAACTAAAGAATTACAAGCTCATAAAGTCTCGATCGATTCCGAAGAAGCAAGAAAAAAGAAACAGAAAGACAAACAACTTTCCAAAGCACTGAGAAAACGGCTCAAAGACAAAGGAAAAATCTAA
- a CDS encoding hybrid sensor histidine kinase/response regulator, translating to MIRSFLTIYFSLSFAVPLFGESSVPGKISQLQNNSSFRSFIHYFTDSKGKNFRERIFAKDTSLSFRNIPAEMFSLGFTEDTAWFYIPLKNDTSNDYYGKFEIYNPYLEKVDIHYRYGYKDQIYEILAGTNRVYEENFPVLDFYLRPGEEIQIVCAIKSGTPLRIPFVLESEKKYNFTEQFRSIAVGLTLGFGIAMGLYNLSLYFSFKARSYLYYFIMILFSTIYLTSWDGLTLPLFKPAHGQYYLPLTLVFIYTSTLFLFLFSLEFLYPEKKDKGAKIVTAIYVVSNLLLIPLSIFYPIQLNQFSYYLGLINNLIIVYFCIVKIRDGFKPAKNFLLIHMVFPIAGVLANLSTTGAISINYLSLHLLKLAFVSQSILFSVMLVQRIKELEFRLKEGLQSEIHKNIILLKKEIQQRRETEWELIQAKEIAEKASKVKSSFLANMSHEIRTPMNGVLGMVQLLGTTKLNDEQKEYIQILSISAKSLLQIINDILDFSKIEAGKISLDKEVFSIRSVLDEIHDLLYPLAKQKRIGLRLEGKFEIQEYVYGDQLRLRQILWNLTGNGIKFTNHGEVVLNVSQKNISKDKISIEFTVSDSGIGIPLEKQKQVFDAFSQSDTSTARKFGGSGLGLSITKQLVELQGGTLNLESKEGYGSKFTFTITYGIPSESEIEKIFEAEKTKDLESAYSNATSKSMRILVAEDNETNCLLIERALKKLGYDPVVVHNGREVIEKMQLDFFDMILMDIHMPEVDGIEATKWIRSQKQNTGFPIIIALTADVIESNKEVYISKGMNDYLTKPLDLPLLKKTLDFWSDHVKISHWK from the coding sequence ATGATTCGATCTTTCTTAACGATCTATTTTTCGCTTAGTTTCGCAGTTCCTTTGTTCGGCGAATCTTCGGTTCCGGGAAAGATTTCCCAACTCCAGAATAACTCTTCCTTTCGTTCTTTTATACATTACTTCACCGATTCCAAAGGTAAAAATTTTCGGGAAAGAATTTTTGCAAAAGATACTTCTCTTTCATTTCGGAACATTCCGGCAGAAATGTTCTCGTTGGGTTTTACCGAAGATACTGCTTGGTTTTACATTCCCTTAAAGAACGATACTTCAAACGACTACTATGGAAAGTTCGAAATCTATAATCCTTATCTTGAAAAAGTGGATATTCATTATCGATACGGATATAAGGATCAGATTTATGAAATTCTTGCAGGGACAAATCGCGTTTACGAGGAAAATTTTCCAGTTCTCGATTTTTATCTTCGTCCCGGAGAAGAAATTCAGATCGTTTGTGCAATTAAAAGCGGCACTCCTCTCCGTATTCCTTTTGTGTTGGAATCGGAAAAAAAATATAATTTTACGGAACAGTTTCGTTCGATCGCAGTCGGCCTAACCCTCGGCTTTGGAATTGCGATGGGTTTATACAATCTATCACTGTATTTCTCCTTCAAAGCAAGGTCTTATCTATATTATTTTATTATGATTTTATTTTCCACGATCTATCTAACGTCTTGGGACGGTTTGACTTTACCACTGTTTAAACCGGCGCACGGACAATATTACCTTCCTCTCACTTTAGTTTTTATTTATACCTCCACCTTGTTTTTGTTTTTATTTTCTCTGGAATTTTTGTACCCGGAAAAAAAGGATAAAGGGGCCAAAATTGTAACGGCCATCTATGTCGTCTCCAACCTTCTTTTGATTCCTCTTTCAATTTTTTATCCGATCCAACTGAATCAGTTCTCATATTATCTGGGGCTGATTAATAACTTAATCATTGTGTATTTTTGTATCGTGAAAATCAGGGACGGTTTTAAGCCCGCAAAAAATTTTTTGCTGATCCATATGGTATTTCCCATCGCCGGAGTTCTTGCGAATTTAAGTACCACGGGCGCGATTTCGATCAATTATCTTTCTCTTCATCTCTTAAAGTTGGCCTTCGTTTCCCAATCCATTCTTTTTTCTGTCATGCTCGTCCAAAGGATAAAAGAACTGGAATTTAGGCTCAAAGAGGGTTTACAATCCGAGATTCATAAGAACATTATTCTTCTCAAAAAAGAAATTCAACAAAGAAGAGAAACCGAATGGGAACTGATTCAAGCAAAGGAAATCGCGGAAAAGGCCTCCAAAGTAAAAAGTAGTTTTCTTGCAAATATGAGTCACGAGATCCGAACTCCCATGAACGGAGTGTTGGGAATGGTTCAGCTTTTAGGGACTACGAAACTCAACGACGAACAGAAAGAATATATCCAAATTCTTTCCATTTCCGCCAAATCATTATTACAGATTATCAACGATATTCTCGACTTTTCCAAAATCGAAGCCGGAAAAATTTCCTTGGATAAGGAAGTGTTTTCGATTCGTTCCGTTTTGGACGAGATACACGATCTTTTATATCCTCTTGCAAAACAAAAACGAATAGGTCTTCGGCTGGAAGGTAAATTCGAAATTCAAGAATACGTTTACGGAGATCAACTTAGACTTCGGCAAATTTTATGGAATCTTACCGGCAACGGAATTAAATTCACCAATCACGGAGAAGTAGTCCTTAACGTGTCTCAAAAAAATATTTCGAAAGACAAAATTTCAATAGAGTTCACCGTTTCAGATTCTGGTATCGGAATTCCTTTAGAAAAACAAAAACAAGTATTCGACGCATTTTCGCAAAGCGACACATCCACTGCGAGAAAATTCGGAGGTTCCGGTTTGGGTCTCAGTATCACGAAACAACTTGTGGAACTCCAAGGTGGAACTTTGAACCTGGAGAGTAAGGAAGGTTACGGCTCCAAGTTTACGTTCACGATTACTTATGGTATACCTTCCGAATCGGAAATCGAAAAGATTTTCGAAGCAGAAAAAACGAAGGACTTGGAAAGCGCTTATTCGAATGCGACTTCTAAAAGTATGAGAATTCTCGTAGCAGAGGACAACGAAACCAATTGTCTTTTAATCGAAAGAGCGCTTAAAAAATTAGGTTACGATCCGGTCGTCGTTCACAACGGCAGGGAAGTAATCGAAAAGATGCAATTAGACTTTTTCGATATGATCCTTATGGATATTCATATGCCCGAGGTGGACGGAATTGAAGCCACAAAATGGATTCGTTCGCAAAAACAAAATACGGGATTTCCAATTATCATCGCCCTAACCGCAGACGTAATCGAAAGTAACAAGGAAGTATATATTTCTAAAGGTATGAACGACTACCTGACCAAACCTTTAGATTTGCCCCTTCTCAAAAAGACCTTAGATTTCTGGTCCGACCATGTAAAAATCTCTCACTGGAAATAA